The following proteins come from a genomic window of Lycium ferocissimum isolate CSIRO_LF1 chromosome 4, AGI_CSIRO_Lferr_CH_V1, whole genome shotgun sequence:
- the LOC132054668 gene encoding NDR1/HIN1-like protein 1 produces the protein MSAKDCGHHDEERHKLHRRLFTAILGFIILILFIILLIFLILRPTKPHFILQDATIYSFNISSPNFLTTNLQITLASRNPNGKIGIYYDKLDVYATYRGQQITLSTLLPSTYQGHKDFTIWSPFVYGNSVPVAPYLCESLSQDQMAGTVLINVKVDGRVRWKVGTFVSGKYHLNVNCPAYVGVGGQVIGNSMAVGSAMKYQLVQNCHVDV, from the coding sequence CACCGACGCCTTTTTACCGCCATACTTGGCTTCATAATACTAATCCTCTTCATCATCCTTCTCATTTTTCTAATCCTCAGGCCAACAAAGCCACACTTCATCCTTCAAGATGCCACTATCTACTCCTTCAACATCTCCTCCCCTAATTTCCTCACCACCAACTTGCAAATTACCCTTGCCTCTCGCAACCCAAatggcaaaattggaatttactATGACAAACTCGATGTCTACGCTACTTACCGTGGCCAACAAATTACTCTTTCTACACTTCTACCATCAACTTATCAGGGCCATAAAGATTTCACCATATGGTCTCCTTTTGTGTATGGAAACTCCGTCCCCGTCGCGCCATATCTTTGTGAGAGTCTTAGCCAAGATCAAATGGCTGGGACTGTGTTGATAAATGTTAAAGTGGATGGAAGAGTTAGATGGAAAGTTGGGACGTTTGTTTCAGGGAAGTATCATTTGAATGTGAATTGTCCagcttatgttggtgttggtggTCAGGTGATTGGAAATAGTATGGCTGTTGGTTCAGCTATGAAGTATCAATTAGTACAGAATTGTCATGTGGATGTTTGA